One Sulfoacidibacillus ferrooxidans DNA window includes the following coding sequences:
- a CDS encoding DUF881 domain-containing protein, which produces MKRSSLVAILGVTLSLGVMVGLDAHVDRHSAKGTYSSYLAASQALSVALATSNQLESQLASVEKQRNVLLEASGHDAAGQVALQAELNQLEQMAGLTELVGPGITVSINYDPALPLIPGLRYVDEATQLQMVVNYLQAAGAKGIVINGQRLVTTSAIRSILSFNDVPGPFSGVIEVNDLPVKAPYVISVVGPVDNLVNTLEAESIGQQFNILDQSFIVQPFFAHDGVHLPAYDGALPNQIAQETSYLMSST; this is translated from the coding sequence GTGAAACGATCATCACTTGTTGCTATTCTTGGTGTGACCTTATCTTTAGGAGTCATGGTGGGATTAGATGCACATGTCGATCGTCATTCTGCAAAAGGAACGTATAGCTCTTATTTAGCCGCGTCGCAAGCACTTAGTGTGGCACTTGCTACGTCGAATCAGCTAGAAAGCCAGCTTGCAAGCGTTGAAAAGCAACGCAATGTATTGTTGGAGGCATCTGGGCATGATGCTGCAGGCCAAGTGGCGCTCCAAGCGGAGCTAAATCAACTCGAACAAATGGCAGGCTTAACGGAACTTGTGGGTCCGGGCATCACAGTGTCAATCAATTATGATCCGGCACTCCCATTGATTCCTGGATTACGTTATGTAGATGAAGCCACACAATTGCAAATGGTTGTTAATTATTTGCAGGCAGCTGGTGCAAAAGGCATAGTGATCAATGGGCAGAGGCTTGTCACAACATCCGCCATACGTTCGATTTTGAGCTTTAATGATGTGCCAGGCCCGTTTTCTGGAGTGATCGAAGTCAATGACTTACCTGTAAAGGCACCGTATGTTATTTCTGTCGTGGGACCTGTAGATAATCTGGTCAACACATTAGAGGCAGAAAGTATAGGCCAACAATTTAACATTTTAGATCAGTCATTTATTGTACAACCATTCTTTGCGCATGATGGTGTACATTTACCTGCCTATG
- a CDS encoding DUF881 domain-containing protein, with the protein MDLKQLLPAKRKMIAWTIVAFVFGTMMSVQYHDVELGGAALWAGSPDVASVNSRLVAVQNYNKQVYQKTKQITQQILQLQDQALAQGGEMAHVERELRAARILAGTVPLVGPGVSVTISDGKMDEVAMAQFITHDWDLRSVVNELFAAGADAVSINSARVTETTGIFCVGPVVRVGTMQIGPPFIIRAIGQSGVLSAALNLPGGPLDILRGANRGLSVSNPIQEKMISIPAYQTPLVITGGGTS; encoded by the coding sequence GTGGATCTGAAGCAGCTTCTCCCTGCTAAACGCAAAATGATCGCATGGACGATTGTGGCGTTTGTTTTTGGAACAATGATGTCTGTTCAGTACCATGATGTGGAGTTAGGAGGGGCAGCGCTTTGGGCTGGCTCGCCAGATGTCGCTAGTGTCAATTCACGTCTAGTGGCGGTTCAAAATTACAATAAACAGGTATATCAAAAAACAAAACAGATCACGCAACAAATTCTACAGTTACAAGATCAGGCATTAGCGCAAGGAGGAGAAATGGCACACGTTGAACGTGAACTACGTGCAGCGCGAATTCTCGCAGGTACAGTACCACTTGTAGGTCCAGGTGTTTCTGTGACGATCTCTGACGGGAAAATGGATGAAGTAGCCATGGCGCAATTTATTACTCACGATTGGGATTTGCGCTCGGTTGTTAACGAACTGTTTGCAGCTGGTGCTGATGCTGTGTCTATCAATTCAGCGCGTGTAACTGAAACAACGGGTATATTTTGTGTGGGTCCAGTAGTGCGCGTAGGTACTATGCAAATAGGTCCACCATTTATCATTCGCGCGATTGGGCAAAGTGGTGTACTCAGTGCAGCGCTAAATTTACCAGGCGGTCCTCTTGATATTTTGCGTGGAGCCAATCGCGGACTCAGTGTATCGAATCCTATACAAGAAAAAATGATCAGTATACCTGCCTATCAAACCCCTTTGGTGATAACGGGGGGTGGTACATCGTGA
- a CDS encoding cell division protein FtsQ/DivIB gives MSAETSRSTIRKITYTILIMIFFLAVLFAIYMESPLARVKQIAIIGSGNIESTVLIRDSGIIVGQNLYQLPILSIENRLLTDFPMLDRVNIKRNFMEQKVIIDVKERKLAGLLEADGSFYTILADGTVLQKDTTGTGIQGPIISTTAPQSISLGSKVTDPGLLALCAQLPEVPQSERASLSELHVQTLHSQEEIVAFTRDGFELFIPLHQLVHALHLYQAIHAKLIAMGVAPGIIDFISSGQGVYQPYPKAGGN, from the coding sequence GTGTCAGCAGAAACAAGTCGATCTACCATTCGTAAAATTACGTATACTATACTTATTATGATCTTCTTTTTAGCCGTTTTATTCGCTATTTATATGGAATCACCGTTAGCGAGAGTAAAACAAATCGCGATCATAGGTAGTGGGAATATAGAATCAACTGTTCTAATTCGCGATTCGGGAATCATAGTTGGTCAAAATCTGTATCAGTTGCCGATCTTATCTATAGAAAATCGCTTGTTGACTGATTTTCCAATGTTGGATCGAGTGAATATAAAAAGAAATTTCATGGAACAAAAGGTCATTATTGATGTGAAAGAGCGTAAGCTTGCCGGATTACTAGAAGCAGATGGTAGCTTTTACACGATATTAGCTGATGGTACGGTTTTACAAAAAGATACGACGGGCACCGGTATCCAAGGACCTATAATTTCTACTACAGCACCACAGTCCATCAGTTTAGGGAGTAAAGTAACAGATCCCGGATTACTCGCACTATGTGCACAACTTCCTGAAGTACCACAAAGTGAACGCGCCAGTTTGTCAGAGCTCCATGTGCAAACTCTTCATTCACAAGAAGAAATAGTTGCCTTTACACGAGATGGGTTTGAACTATTCATCCCACTCCATCAACTTGTACATGCATTACATTTGTACCAAGCTATCCATGCAAAACTAATTGCGATGGGAGTAGCTCCAGGGATCATTGATTTTATTTCGAGTGGACAAGGTGTTTATCAACCCTATCCTAAGGCGGGTGGCAATTAA
- the murA gene encoding UDP-N-acetylglucosamine 1-carboxyvinyltransferase: MERLVIEGGNRLTGSVRVHGSKNAALPILAAVVMAKEETIIHDVPNLDDIAVMLDILRSLGARVTRNKSDVIVDSSTIHTTNVPDYLMRLMRSSIFLMGPLLARFGSVRISKPGGCSIGTRPIDLHLKGLELLGANIVERHGFIECQASQLQGASIFLDFPSVGATENLMMAAVLAKGETIIGNAAREPEIRDLAALLTQLGARIRGAGEDTIVIEGVNELHGGEYQVSPDRIVAGTLMIAASITGGHVQLRNVRPMDLTAVTTKLREAGVQVTGLHDILDIKRTGPLHAVERIQTSPYPGFPTDLQAPFMSLLTMAQGVSVISETIFEDRFQHVSELQRMGASIKVDIRTAFIRGVTELTGAIVEATDLRAGAALAIAGLAAEGSTILERVHHIDRGYEGFELQLRELGAHIRRVRETGKDASVSADA, encoded by the coding sequence ATGGAACGATTGGTCATTGAGGGCGGTAATCGCCTCACTGGCTCGGTGCGTGTACACGGTTCAAAGAATGCTGCATTGCCGATTTTGGCGGCAGTGGTTATGGCAAAGGAAGAAACCATCATACACGATGTGCCTAATTTGGACGATATTGCTGTAATGCTCGACATCTTGCGTTCACTAGGTGCGAGAGTAACACGTAATAAATCTGATGTGATTGTCGATTCAAGTACGATTCATACTACAAATGTACCAGATTATCTCATGCGATTGATGCGCTCCTCGATTTTCTTAATGGGACCGCTGCTTGCTCGCTTTGGCTCGGTGCGCATTTCAAAACCAGGCGGATGTTCGATTGGTACGAGACCGATCGATCTACATTTAAAGGGACTAGAGCTACTCGGGGCAAACATTGTGGAGCGACATGGATTTATTGAGTGTCAAGCATCTCAACTACAAGGTGCATCCATCTTCCTTGACTTCCCTAGTGTTGGGGCTACGGAGAATCTGATGATGGCAGCAGTACTTGCAAAAGGTGAGACGATCATCGGTAACGCTGCTCGCGAACCAGAGATTCGCGATCTCGCAGCACTTTTGACGCAACTTGGTGCACGTATTCGCGGAGCTGGCGAAGATACGATCGTCATCGAAGGTGTTAATGAGCTACATGGTGGTGAGTATCAAGTATCTCCCGATCGCATTGTCGCAGGAACGCTGATGATTGCAGCGTCTATTACAGGGGGACACGTGCAATTGCGCAATGTGCGCCCTATGGATTTGACCGCTGTAACCACTAAATTGCGCGAAGCAGGTGTGCAGGTTACTGGGTTACATGATATACTTGACATAAAACGAACGGGTCCGCTTCATGCAGTAGAACGCATACAAACTTCCCCTTATCCAGGATTTCCAACTGATTTACAGGCTCCTTTTATGTCACTTTTGACAATGGCACAGGGTGTTAGTGTAATCTCAGAGACGATCTTTGAGGATCGCTTTCAACATGTGAGTGAATTGCAACGTATGGGAGCGTCGATCAAGGTCGATATTCGCACAGCGTTTATTCGCGGAGTGACGGAGTTAACAGGAGCTATAGTGGAAGCAACAGATCTGCGAGCAGGTGCGGCTTTGGCAATCGCTGGATTGGCAGCTGAAGGTTCGACTATTCTTGAACGTGTGCATCATATTGATCGAGGGTATGAGGGTTTTGAACTGCAGTTGCGCGAGCTAGGAGCACATATCAGGCGTGTGCGTGAGACTGGCAAGGATGCAAGTGTGTCAGCAGATGCGTAG
- the murB gene encoding UDP-N-acetylmuramate dehydrogenase has protein sequence MDRLLQASVFTGLAPTVLFDEPLSKHTTWRIGGPADVFIVPRTMEEVKAVVLAAHTHNIPLFILGRGSNLLVQDGGMRGAVLKLGDELAAVEVNGHSLTALAGRSIVSAAHIAIRHGLSGLEFATGIPGTVGGAVTMNAGAHGGEVKDVLAKVTAITPDGTITELFPDELGFRYRHSIVREQQLTVVQAQFDLQLGDSKQLQEQVRIWSKRRQTTQPLSMPNCGSVFRNPPGDFAARLIESAGLKGLRHGNAMISELHANFIVNVGQARAADVLWLMRCAQETVQQRFGMRLEPEVRIVGEDDTRR, from the coding sequence ATGGATCGGCTGTTGCAAGCGTCTGTTTTTACGGGTTTAGCGCCTACGGTTCTCTTTGATGAACCACTGTCTAAGCATACCACATGGCGCATAGGCGGACCTGCTGATGTATTCATTGTTCCGAGAACTATGGAGGAAGTAAAAGCTGTGGTCCTAGCGGCACATACGCATAACATTCCGTTATTTATCCTTGGTCGCGGGAGTAACCTGTTAGTTCAAGATGGTGGTATGCGCGGTGCCGTGTTAAAACTAGGTGATGAATTGGCGGCAGTCGAGGTTAACGGTCACTCTCTTACTGCTTTAGCTGGGCGATCCATTGTGTCAGCAGCGCACATCGCAATTCGGCATGGTCTTTCCGGATTAGAATTCGCAACCGGTATTCCAGGGACGGTTGGTGGAGCGGTCACTATGAATGCGGGCGCGCATGGTGGAGAAGTGAAAGATGTGCTTGCCAAAGTGACTGCGATCACCCCAGATGGAACGATTACCGAACTTTTTCCGGATGAGTTAGGCTTTCGCTATCGGCACAGTATTGTGCGGGAACAACAACTGACTGTTGTGCAAGCGCAATTTGACTTGCAACTTGGCGATTCGAAACAATTGCAAGAACAGGTTCGGATATGGAGTAAGCGACGTCAGACTACACAACCGCTGTCTATGCCAAATTGCGGAAGTGTTTTTCGTAATCCTCCAGGTGATTTTGCAGCGCGCTTGATTGAGAGCGCGGGACTTAAGGGTTTGCGCCACGGCAATGCAATGATCTCTGAGTTGCATGCAAATTTCATCGTCAATGTCGGTCAGGCGCGTGCGGCGGATGTGCTGTGGCTTATGCGCTGTGCGCAAGAAACGGTGCAACAACGATTCGGGATGAGATTGGAACCGGAGGTGCGAATCGTCGGAGAGGACGATACGCGGAGGTGA